A stretch of DNA from Lycium ferocissimum isolate CSIRO_LF1 chromosome 4, AGI_CSIRO_Lferr_CH_V1, whole genome shotgun sequence:
CAGTATCATGAATGTATGAAAGTTTTATGGTTACTTCAAATTTAATAGCTCGGATTCGAAAAAATCTAGTACTCTACATGTTAAGATTAAGTTGGACATATCGCTTATTGCTTGTCTCACTTctacttatgttaattgttgttaatttgtaaaaccgagattaagcatgtgagttggaacaataCGCACAGTAtaagattaaaatgcaagctcccctactttcttagaaatgcaagGCCGAATATCCGcatttttagttatatttagttatgaGAAGTCGTGTTTAACTATCCCTTTgcacttttagttatgtttagttatcttggtccgcataactttgataattccttcaaactctaaaagtttgcccattaaaagtaggtataaatttgttaacgaattatcaaacttatgccgatgggggcatacttatggtGGTggtgaagcatatatatgtatttgtcattcAAACTAATTATGGGTTGCGTTGTATAACAAGATGTTAATTGTTCGTAGAGGCACGAACCCATTGTCATTAACGTGagatactaactactattcGCTTAATTgaacaatttattgttaggGATATATATACGAGATCCACAAActattgatttgttaatttctttgggatataacttaattaccacaaactccATGGACGCTGCTTTAAATTTAATAGCCGCATTCGAAAAAATCCGAGTGctatattccgttaagttggaCATATCGCTTGGGTTCCTCTgtcatacttatgttaattgttgttaatttcaagagattaagcatgtgagttggaacaatatcCGCTTGATTAAAATGCAGCTCATCCATTTTCTTAGTGGTGTAGGCGTACTATTTAGATTATATTTGATAAGGACTTGAATAAAATTTTCTCCATgtcctcctttcttttttataataatGGTATTTAAgccaacaacattttttttttttttaatttgacgaaattaaaaaaaaaaacattctatTGCACGAAAGCACTGTTATTAACTGCTCATTATGggtaaaagaaaatcaaaaatattcTCCCATTAATATAGGCATTGAAATCGAATAATCCGATCCAACGAGAGTTAGATCGAAGTGATGTATGGGGCAAAATTAAGGCCTATGATTCATGGGAATCTATTAATAGCTTTTACATGTGTGAGTATTGGGTACTTTTGATCATCAAAATTTAGACTAAGATTTTCCgcgattttctttctttcacctTAAAGAACATCAAATTTCCACACTAAAGTAATTTTGCCATCAAAATTTAGGTAGACAAGACGAACTTACCTAGTACCTTTTGCCTTCACACAAATTTGAACATCCCACTTTATTAATCACTAGACGACATGCCAGAAGGGCTCTCCTTCTCTATCTAACACTTTATTAtttataaagaaataaaagcaTTGTAACGGCTCATTATGGACAACTAAAATGGAGTTACATGTGCCATTTGGCAAATATAATTACTATTATTTACTGCCATGTGGTTTACGAACTAATTATACAAACTATAATATAGAGGACGTGAAGAATAATGCAAAGATTATAATGTGACTAATAATGacaagtaattttttttgttgttaaacCCGTGGTTTGAAGCTTTAGAGCACACTCTATCTTTGCTTCCTCAATCTTCTGTGCCAAGAATGATCCAATTGAATATTATCATGCAAGAATACTGAtgttaaaataagaaaatcatcTTAACTAATATAAATTTGAGCCATAACATGGAGGACTTCATTAACCGGGGGAAGTCGACTCAGTAAATGCGTCAATAAAGTCTGCTAAAGGGTCCAATAACATACTATTAATCTCCTAATAACATTATTAATATtcataattcacataatatactAGAGAAATAAATATGAGCAGAGAAATGCATTCCTATGTATGCACCTTAAATACTGCAACATAAACCACCTCCTATTGAGTAGCATTCCTAAGTATGCACCTTAAATACTCCAACCAAAAGATCCTAGGAAGTCTTAATTTAAGTCCTAGTTGTATGAATTCAGTTCACCAGCATATGATCAAATCCTCCTGCCTGTAGAGCAACCCGATTCCCGTTAACGTTATGGATCAATTGTTGCAGCCACCTCCTCGTCGTTGGATCCTCCTGATAACGCAACACGAAAAAAACACTCATGGTCAGAAAAAAATAGTAAGGGTCTAATGCCAGAAAAGGACTGCTTCATGATCCCCAACAGAGAAGCTCGCGAGGGGGAGGGGGGAAGAAGACGGTAGGGAGCTCTACTTATATTGCAAAGGATTACGTACACGAAGACAACTGCTGAAGGTGGTATCCCTAAGCATATCGGGAAGACAACTTCTCAGTGCATCACATGCCCTGCGATAAGTCATGCACATCAGCTTTAGCCTCACAGAAATGAGAACGATCGAAGAGGGCTGTGATAAATCACATAAGCAAGCTGAAAGGAAAATTGGGATGGTGATATACAGAAAACTAACCTCACATTATCCGACAAACGAAGATAGCACCTAATTATGTGTTTCAGCAATCTTGATGAAGGCTGTTCAGCAAGTGCACCGACCATATTCCCTAAAACTCGGGCTACAGCAAAAAACCTTTCCGCTGTGGTACAGATGTAATCCAGACCCACATCATCAAGAAGGATTTTTTGCACAATGAAAGTTGCAACCTGTCAGCATGAATAAACTAAATGCATGAAAACCTGATTAAGTCAAAGGAAGGATGTGGTCGAAAATGGGCTTTGAGGAAACACTAACTGTTTTTGATAGTTCACTCCCCATCTCCATCGTGCGCAAGCACAGGGGAATTATCTCTGTTGAGAGAAGAAAACTGATAACTTCAGTGTCATCTACCTGCAAagagaaaatcaaaagaaacagAGTACTTTAAGCTGtagaataataattaattaaggtAGACAAGGATACCATAAATAGCATCTTTAGCTACTGAAATTATAACTAATCATGGTTTCCTTCTCATAGTCGGTCATTCCCAGTAGATAATATGATCATGAATGAAACCTTTATACTAACAATAACATCATACCCagtgatcccacaagtggggccTGGGGAGGGTAgcgtgtacgcagaccttacccctactaACAATGAAAGAGAAAAACAGACACATGAAATACAATAGACATATTACCTTCACGAGGGCACCAATGACACCTAAGCTAGTAAGCCTCAAATATTCAAAAGGTCTTGACTTGCTTGTTGTATTCAGAAAAGGGTACAAATACAAAGGAATATGAGCTGCAAAGTAGAAAACTGTCAGAAGGATTTATTCAAGGGAAACCAAATATCACAACTATGATGGATCACAATTACAATTATCATCACACCAAAGTCCATCCAAGTCATGGGAAAACATCAGGGTTATGACATCcatttatttttgttctttttttcagATGTATAAGTTATTGAAGATTAAAAAGCATTTTACAAGGATGAATAATATGGGGGCTGGGGTAGAATTTCTAAGCTACATGCTTGTGTTGCACTGGCCAGCAATTCAACGAACCTAAGACCGAAACATGCAATCTTCTTTCCTCTTTATGGACATCAGTGAGTGCCCAGGAAGGATGGTCTTTATTACTTCACAGTTGTGAATTCCGAGAAAAAGAAAACCcaagtatatttttcttttttctacaaGTAATGAATAAGATTTTTTTGATGACAACAAGTAATGAATAAGATAAATCCGAGTTAATGTCGTCATATGTAAATCAAATTCCAATTCTCCTCAAAACATTCATCAAATAATGCAAAGTGACATTAATTTGATACCATTAGGACTTTATTCTTTGACTTATGTCTGTGGACTTCTTTTGACAGTAAATTAGAGTTTTATCAAGTTAAAACACTAAGCAAGTGAATTAGTGGTATAAGAGATGTAACTATGAGGGGCGTTAGAGATTTGTGTCCGTGTCATTTGTTATGGAAAACAATTTGCATCCACAAGCAACTGCAATCAACATAGGCAGCAATTTTCTAGCTTTCTAACAATATTCCACCAAAAAGTACAGTCAGAAGAGGCTATTTTTGTATAACAAAAAGGCCAAGCTTATTGCCATCGACAAACAGATAAgagaactttaaaaaaaaataaataaagaggaaGAGAATCTTTACCATTGAGGAACAACATTCTGGTGTCAGGATGAGAGGCTACGCACTGCAAAATAGAAAGCAATGGGAAACTATTTCAATAGGAAGGATAAAAAATTTGACCTTGACCACCAAAAACCTAAATAACAGAGGCATAGTGGGAATACAATTACACCACctttttttgatcaagtaaaTGTATTCATTCACAAACATGGCCATAGACAGCCGTATACCAGGAGTATACCAAAAGGTAAAGAATCTACAAAATATGATTCTCTACAAACTCCACCCACTCGTCTATACAACAAAGAACTTTCTGTGTACACCAAAAGAGAATAAGGGAACGGAGACTACTCCCCAACTGAGAGAAGCTCGACTCTACTCCTTCAAAAGCCTTCCTATTTCTCTCTCCAAACAACCCACATTAACGCAAGTGAACCACGTTCCAAGCCCTTCgtcttctcctccttctcccGTTCTTCCAGCTGAGCATCAACTCTTTCACAGTTTTTGGCATTGCCCATGGAGTGCCAAATCACCTAAACATAGCCCACCATTAACCTCATAGTCAGCCCGCAATGTAGAAGAAGATGATCCACATCCTCGCCCGCCACCTTATACATGTAACACCAACTGACGGAGACAACCTTCTGCTTTCTAAGATTT
This window harbors:
- the LOC132053190 gene encoding uncharacterized protein LOC132053190 isoform X1 — translated: MTKLPQSLLIASYGGGGGGGGVGGGASSSGGGAPANKDRKMQLAEQLVLDLRNPNRREDALLKLSKKRELFQDLAPLLWNSFGTIAALLQEIVSIYPVLSPPNLTPAQSNRVCNALALLQCVASHPDTRMLFLNAHIPLYLYPFLNTTSKSRPFEYLRLTSLGVIGALVKVDDTEVISFLLSTEIIPLCLRTMEMGSELSKTVATFIVQKILLDDVGLDYICTTAERFFAVARVLGNMVGALAEQPSSRLLKHIIRCYLRLSDNVRACDALRSCLPDMLRDTTFSSCLREDPTTRRWLQQLIHNVNGNRVALQAGGFDHMLVN
- the LOC132053190 gene encoding uncharacterized protein LOC132053190 isoform X2; the encoded protein is MANLPQSLSIGGYGGGLGGGASSSGGGGPANNKDRKMQSAEQLVLDLSNPDLRENALLELSKKRELFQDLAPLLWNSFGTIAALLQEIVSIYPVLSPPNLTPAQSNRVCNALALLQCVASHPDTRMLFLNAHIPLYLYPFLNTTSKSRPFEYLRLTSLGVIGALVKVDDTEVISFLLSTEIIPLCLRTMEMGSELSKTVATFIVQKILLDDVGLDYICTTAERFFAVARVLGNMVGALAEQPSSRLLKHIIRCYLRLSDNVRACDALRSCLPDMLRDTTFSSCLREDPTTRRWLQQLIHNVNGNRVALQAGGFDHMLVN